A stretch of DNA from Paenibacillus sp. FSL W8-0186:
GGCAATATACTGTTCCAAGCTTCGCGCCCCCAGTTCTTCATTTATTCTCCGTACCAATAAAACAGCTTTAATCGATCCGCCATAAATTCAATTCCATAATTGCCGGCCCGCTCCGTTTGAAAAGCTTTAATGGCCGAGCCATCTGGAATACGGTATTTATCCTCTGGAAACAGATAGCCGCCGAATGTACCCAGCATCTTGTACAGCAAATATGCCAGCGCAATGAACAATATCCCAAACTTGACGCTCCGTAGCCATTTTCGAACTGAAATTACCATAAGCCTCTCCCTCTCCTATTTCTTTACCCGAACTCATGCCTTCCAACCAGCAGAACCTAGTCGGACAGGCGCCTGATAATAGTATATAGAAGTCAAAGAGGATTTATGTGGCTCCGTTTAAAAAAAGCCCCTCACAGCGCGGCGGCCGTGCGGAGCTTTAAGAAGCGGACTTAAGATTTCTTATTGCCGGACTCAGGATTGTTATCGTTCTTGTCTTTGCAGCGGTAACAAATCCCGTGGAAATCAAGACGGTGATCGAGCACAGTGAAGTTAAACTCTTTCTCCAGTCTTTCTTCCAGTGGCCCAAGCCAATCCTCGCGGATCTCATCCATGGCACCACATTGTACGCAGATGAGGTGATGGTGATGATGTTTGCTCGTGTCGGTTCTCAAATCGTAGCGGGCAACGCCATCGCCGAAGTTGATCTTCTCCACGACATGCAATTCGCTTAGCAACTCCAAAGTACGGTAAACGGTCGCAAGACCGATTTCAGGAGCTATGTCTTTGACGAGCATGAAAACATCTTCCGCACTAAGATGATCGTCTTCGTTCTCGAGCAATATCCGTACCGTAGCTTCCCGTTGGGGCGTCAATTTGTAACCCTGGGATTGTAACTGCTGCTTGATTTTGTCGATCTTTGCTTCCATGTTCTCCCTCCCCCAGGAATCGCCGCTCATTGATCTAATATCTACAATCGCTTCTTTCATTATAGGGGGTGTCAATCAACAAAGTCAAACATTTTACTAGAGTGTCAGGCTGGATTCAAGCATCGGGGTGACCCATGCCATCATCACTGGGGTTACCCACGTTTCGAAAGACGAGGCAGCCAGCATCATTAGACCCAAAGCCATGGTCACCCCTGTATAATTCACAAAAGGCCCAGCAACACTGCCGCTGCGGTTCATGAGCACTCTGCTGCGGATAATATTCAGCGAAAAACCGATAGCAGCGACGCTGCTGATCAACAGCACCGGTATAATGATTAAATTATGCGGAGCAACGGACACCAGGGCGAACAGCAGCCCTTTCCAGGTAAATTGGCCGACGAGACAGCCAACCGTAAACCCGATTAGAACCCCCTTCAGGAAGTCCAAAATAAGAATGCCCGGCAATCCGATGACTGATAAGCCGAGCAGCCAGATCAAACCAAGCCATTTCAAATGCAGGACGGCGACCTCCCAAAATGCCATCGGGTGAAAACCGGCTCCACCTTCGTTAATGGAAATGAAGAAATTGCCCAAATACCGGGACAAGTCCTGCTGCTGCTCTAACGT
This window harbors:
- a CDS encoding DUF4227 family protein yields the protein MVISVRKWLRSVKFGILFIALAYLLYKMLGTFGGYLFPEDKYRIPDGSAIKAFQTERAGNYGIEFMADRLKLFYWYGE
- a CDS encoding Fur family transcriptional regulator translates to MEAKIDKIKQQLQSQGYKLTPQREATVRILLENEDDHLSAEDVFMLVKDIAPEIGLATVYRTLELLSELHVVEKINFGDGVARYDLRTDTSKHHHHHLICVQCGAMDEIREDWLGPLEERLEKEFNFTVLDHRLDFHGICYRCKDKNDNNPESGNKKS
- the spoIIM gene encoding stage II sporulation protein M — translated: MIRPFRYALKDQTPIYVFVSVLFLMGVVFGALMVNALTLEQQQDLSRYLGNFFISINEGGAGFHPMAFWEVAVLHLKWLGLIWLLGLSVIGLPGILILDFLKGVLIGFTVGCLVGQFTWKGLLFALVSVAPHNLIIIPVLLISSVAAIGFSLNIIRSRVLMNRSGSVAGPFVNYTGVTMALGLMMLAASSFETWVTPVMMAWVTPMLESSLTL